In Parasphingorhabdus halotolerans, a single window of DNA contains:
- a CDS encoding anti-sigma factor encodes MIDLPKDLDDRDLLAAELVLGLIEGDDLAETLRLRLSDRAFAQTVEKWEAHLAPLFDHVPEQQAPDRILQAIEARLDVRRDGSDQSDATDEVVDHSLIDRLKRWRAAAIVGGTVAASLALALLVRPSPVVVTESRPQQQVVAPQLIAQLTGEQEGLSVATRYDEDSGQLHVIIQGIEPGNGAPVLWVVPADGTPRALGVLPTDRDGSLQIDPNYSGFIDAGSVLAITIEDPDGAPYKAPTTPIIASGTLSKI; translated from the coding sequence ATGATTGATCTGCCAAAAGATCTTGATGATCGCGATCTGCTCGCGGCGGAACTGGTGCTTGGACTGATTGAAGGCGATGACTTGGCGGAAACATTGCGTTTACGTCTTTCTGATCGTGCGTTTGCACAGACAGTCGAGAAATGGGAAGCGCATCTGGCACCGCTGTTTGACCATGTTCCCGAGCAGCAGGCTCCAGATCGAATTTTGCAAGCAATCGAAGCGCGGCTTGATGTGAGACGTGATGGAAGCGATCAGAGCGATGCCACAGACGAAGTCGTCGATCATTCGCTTATTGACCGCTTGAAGCGCTGGCGTGCGGCTGCAATTGTCGGCGGCACGGTTGCCGCGTCGCTCGCCCTGGCTTTGCTGGTCAGACCTTCGCCGGTTGTCGTGACGGAAAGTCGGCCGCAACAACAGGTGGTGGCTCCGCAACTTATTGCCCAACTTACCGGCGAACAGGAAGGCCTGTCGGTCGCGACCCGGTATGATGAGGATAGTGGCCAGTTACATGTTATTATTCAGGGAATCGAACCTGGTAACGGTGCACCTGTATTATGGGTCGTTCCCGCCGATGGCACACCGCGTGCGCTCGGAGTGTTGCCAACTGATCGGGACGGCAGCCTGCAAATCGACCCCAATTATAGCGGCTTTATCGACGCCGGTTCCGTGCTCGCGATAACCATTGAAGATCCGGACGGCGCGCCTTACAAAGCACCAACTACGCCTATTATTGCTTCGGGCACACTTTCAAAAATCTAG
- a CDS encoding LuxR C-terminal-related transcriptional regulator has translation MSETETSRSEDPRKISEVGLPKAAVRKLIENSPIASVISNPRLPDNPIIASNEAFSALTGYDADFIIGRNCRFLAGEATEPWLTEEIRRGVRERKSVLVEILNYKKDGTPFQNAVLVAPLFDDDGELEYFLGSQVEMESDGPSLVKARRMRAVSIVKDLSKRQREVLNFIAKGFLNKQIAYELNLSERTIKMHRSILMKRLNVPSAADMVRIAVEAGM, from the coding sequence ATGTCGGAAACCGAAACCTCCCGAAGCGAAGACCCCCGTAAGATATCCGAGGTGGGATTGCCCAAGGCCGCTGTCCGCAAGCTTATCGAGAATAGCCCGATTGCTTCGGTCATCAGCAATCCGCGGTTGCCCGATAATCCGATCATTGCCTCCAACGAAGCATTTAGCGCGCTTACCGGTTATGATGCCGATTTTATTATCGGGCGGAACTGCCGGTTTCTTGCCGGAGAGGCCACCGAACCGTGGCTTACCGAAGAAATTCGCCGCGGCGTGCGCGAGCGAAAGTCCGTGCTGGTTGAAATCCTGAATTATAAAAAAGACGGCACACCGTTTCAAAATGCGGTACTGGTGGCCCCGCTGTTTGATGATGATGGCGAGCTGGAATATTTCCTTGGTTCGCAGGTGGAAATGGAGAGCGATGGCCCTAGTCTTGTTAAAGCAAGGCGAATGCGCGCGGTGTCGATCGTCAAAGATTTATCAAAACGCCAACGTGAAGTTCTGAATTTCATCGCAAAAGGCTTCCTAAACAAACAGATCGCCTACGAGCTTAATTTGAGCGAACGGACGATCAAAATGCATCGGTCGATATTGATGAAACGACTTAATGTACCCAGCGCTGCGGATATGGTGCGCATCGCGGTGGAAGCGGGGATGTAG
- a CDS encoding PaaI family thioesterase yields the protein MTHDPIPMIQSIIDHPEMSDGAPPFTRRMGFDKYMRFTRVAVGEFDLEWTVEQELCHVDGFVQGGITVVVADVAQSFAFWSTSTTPEAYSTTDFHTRYLRPIRAGKVVRVESRVNNRSKRTAAIESRFMDSETGKLLAIVTGGWVVVERNIG from the coding sequence ATGACCCACGATCCCATACCCATGATTCAATCGATAATCGATCATCCCGAAATGAGCGATGGCGCGCCTCCGTTTACGCGTCGGATGGGTTTTGATAAATATATGCGGTTTACCCGGGTTGCTGTGGGCGAATTTGATCTGGAATGGACGGTTGAGCAGGAACTTTGCCACGTTGATGGCTTTGTTCAGGGCGGCATTACGGTGGTGGTAGCCGATGTTGCGCAAAGTTTTGCGTTCTGGTCGACCAGCACAACGCCCGAAGCCTATTCGACCACGGATTTTCACACCCGCTATTTGCGCCCGATCCGGGCTGGCAAAGTGGTGCGGGTCGAGAGCCGGGTGAACAATCGTTCGAAACGAACCGCCGCTATCGAGTCGCGGTTCATGGATAGTGAAACCGGCAAACTTCTGGCGATTGTGACCGGCGGCTGGGTGGTCGTTGAGCGCAACATCGGGTAG
- the purM gene encoding phosphoribosylformylglycinamidine cyclo-ligase: MSEKKNEPESYTYAKAGVSIEAGNALVKAIAPLAKATARAGANAELGGFGGFFDLKAAGYDDPLLVAANDGVGTKLKLAIDHDRHDSVGIDLVAMCVNDLIVQGAEPLFFLDYFATGKLENGVAERVVAGIAEGCKMSGCALIGGETAEMPGMYAEGDYDLAGFCVGAVEREKAVTGAKLEAGDVLLGLASSGIHSNGYSLVRRLAEDKDWKLNRPALFDPEILLIEALIAPTRIYVKSLLPLMQSGRIKALAHITGGGLLENIPRVLPEGVHAHVDAGSWEQPRLMAFLQAQGNIEPEEMARTFNCGIGMVLAVSPDEAALVKADLEDSGETVYQIGDIREGAKGCTVSGNADTWSAMSDWTATHDG, translated from the coding sequence CGCCCTTGGCCAAAGCAACGGCGCGTGCTGGTGCTAATGCTGAACTCGGCGGATTTGGCGGGTTTTTTGATTTAAAGGCAGCCGGTTATGATGATCCTCTGTTAGTTGCTGCCAATGACGGCGTGGGAACAAAACTCAAGCTGGCGATCGACCATGACCGCCATGACAGCGTGGGTATCGATCTGGTCGCCATGTGCGTCAATGATCTGATCGTGCAGGGCGCGGAGCCATTATTTTTCCTTGATTATTTTGCGACTGGAAAACTCGAAAATGGCGTGGCCGAGCGGGTCGTTGCGGGCATAGCCGAAGGCTGCAAAATGTCCGGCTGCGCGTTGATTGGCGGCGAAACAGCGGAAATGCCGGGCATGTATGCTGAAGGTGATTATGATCTGGCGGGTTTTTGCGTCGGCGCAGTAGAGCGCGAAAAAGCGGTGACGGGCGCAAAGCTGGAAGCAGGCGATGTTCTGCTTGGCCTTGCCTCCTCAGGCATTCATTCCAACGGCTACTCGCTGGTCCGGCGTCTGGCAGAAGATAAAGACTGGAAACTCAATCGCCCTGCCCTTTTTGATCCGGAAATTCTTTTGATTGAAGCCTTGATTGCGCCGACGCGAATCTATGTGAAATCGCTGCTGCCGCTCATGCAGTCCGGTCGGATTAAAGCGCTTGCCCATATTACCGGCGGCGGACTGCTGGAGAATATCCCGCGCGTCTTGCCCGAAGGCGTTCATGCCCATGTTGATGCAGGAAGTTGGGAGCAACCACGCCTGATGGCCTTTCTCCAGGCGCAGGGTAATATCGAGCCGGAAGAAATGGCGCGCACGTTTAACTGCGGCATCGGTATGGTACTTGCAGTATCACCCGATGAAGCTGCGTTGGTTAAAGCCGATCTGGAAGACTCTGGAGAAACGGTCTATCAGATTGGCGACATTCGTGAGGGCGCGAAAGGCTGTACCGTTTCAGGCAATGCCGATACCTGGTCGGCGATGAGCGACTGGACCGCGACGCATGACGGCTAG
- the purN gene encoding phosphoribosylglycinamide formyltransferase translates to MTPKAKIAILISGRGSNMAALIYAAKAESCPYEVVLVASNAASARGLELAEAEDIATFSHPHKGLSREDHDEIMHQAVINSGAEYIVLAGYMRILSDAFVSKWQDRMLNIHPSLLPKYKGLDTYARAIEAGDKVAGCSVHLVTPELDDGPVLAQTEVAILPGDNADRLASRVLIAEHQLYPNTLAKYVTREADPDWILEQVRRRALALTETHERMSFGSPGWRVGSEKTGKYFAYFTQKLHGEASVGLLVKTTGFDEQSALLEADPELYYLPKFYGKGGWIAIRLDIGRTDWDHVGDWLAKSWRMVAPKRLTKIIDIADQF, encoded by the coding sequence ATGACGCCCAAAGCCAAAATCGCCATCCTGATCTCAGGGCGCGGTTCCAACATGGCGGCTTTGATTTATGCGGCCAAGGCCGAAAGCTGCCCCTATGAAGTCGTTCTGGTGGCGTCCAATGCTGCCAGCGCGCGGGGTCTGGAACTTGCCGAGGCAGAAGATATCGCGACTTTTTCTCATCCTCACAAGGGCCTGTCTCGCGAAGATCATGACGAGATCATGCACCAGGCGGTGATTAACTCCGGCGCGGAATATATCGTGCTCGCCGGTTATATGCGTATTCTCAGCGATGCGTTTGTCTCCAAATGGCAGGATCGGATGCTCAATATTCATCCTAGCTTGCTGCCCAAATACAAAGGTCTCGACACCTACGCGCGGGCGATAGAGGCAGGCGATAAAGTCGCAGGATGCAGCGTCCATCTGGTCACACCGGAACTGGACGATGGACCGGTGCTGGCGCAAACCGAAGTCGCGATATTGCCGGGGGATAACGCCGACCGTCTTGCCAGCCGGGTATTAATTGCGGAACACCAGCTTTATCCCAATACGCTGGCGAAATATGTAACGCGGGAAGCCGATCCCGACTGGATACTGGAGCAAGTGCGCCGGCGGGCACTGGCGTTGACAGAAACCCATGAGCGGATGAGTTTCGGGTCGCCGGGCTGGCGCGTCGGTAGCGAAAAAACCGGCAAATATTTTGCCTATTTCACCCAAAAACTGCACGGCGAGGCCAGCGTTGGGTTGCTTGTCAAAACAACCGGCTTTGATGAGCAATCGGCCCTTCTGGAAGCCGATCCCGAGCTATATTATCTCCCTAAATTCTATGGCAAGGGCGGCTGGATCGCCATTCGTCTCGACATTGGCCGGACCGATTGGGATCATGTTGGCGACTGGCTAGCGAAAAGTTGGCGGATGGTCGCGCCGAAGCGATTGACCAAAATAATAGATATCGCTGATCAATTTTAG